Proteins from one Mercurialis annua linkage group LG7, ddMerAnnu1.2, whole genome shotgun sequence genomic window:
- the LOC126654945 gene encoding LOW QUALITY PROTEIN: E3 ubiquitin-protein ligase ATL31 (The sequence of the model RefSeq protein was modified relative to this genomic sequence to represent the inferred CDS: substituted 1 base at 1 genomic stop codon), which produces MTVSSLNLVRPIIHCGITRFHVLLFLLVQSSLVTAQLNNRPQDDRLYSNFDPTAAIVIVVLICGFFFIXVFGIFIRHCSENEARITSDTDRSRRNGGIEPEMIEKFLVFLYSDVKDVRIGRETLECAICLSEFEDDETLRLLPKCSHVFHHQCIDEWLTCHVTCPVCRANLTKITATLQQTTSSSSNEVAIDVQPPRPGISGKFPRSHSTGHSLVQTGSEIDFESYTLRLPAELRNQIIASAKLKRAMSFNAILATEGSSKRGNQSSSGGDGSSSSRGKQLGRSERWRFLKMSPFVSRGGSVKSWKVDSEGDSVNGRNLLASVKNQMPLNCMNMKNEGVDEPSTCARPPI; this is translated from the coding sequence atgacAGTGTCTTCACTTAATCTCGTCCGTCCGATCATCCACTGTGGAATCACACGGTTCCACGTACTCCTCTTCTTGCTGGTGCAGTCCTCTTTAGTAACCGCACAGCTAAACAACAGACCTCAAGACGACAGACTCTACTCTAATTTTGACCCGACGGCAGCTATTGTGATTGTCGTTTTAATCTGTGGTTTCTTCTTCATCTGAGTTTTCGGTATATTCATCCGCCACTGCTCGGAGAATGAAGCCAGAATCACTTCCGATACAGATAGATCACGCCGGAATGGTGGAATTGAACCTGAAATGATCGAGAAATTCCTTGTTTTTCTCTACTCTGATGTAAAAGACGTTAGGATCGGACGAGAGACGCTGGAATGCGCGATTTGCTTGAGCGAATTTGAAGACGATGAAACGCTGCGTTTGCTGCCGAAATGTAGTCATGTTTTTCATCATCAATGTATTGATGAATGGCTAACTTGCCACGTCACTTGTCCCGTCTGCCGAGCGAACCTCACAAAAATAACTGCAACGCTACAACAAACGACGTCGTCGTCGTCGAATGAAGTGGCGATTGATGTTCAGCCACCGAGACCTGGAATTTCCGGGAAGTTTCCGAGGTCGCATTCGACAGGTCACTCGCTAGTCCAGACCGGATCGGAGATTGATTTTGAAAGCTATACGTTGAGATTGCCGGCGGAGTTGCGGAATCAAATAATTGCAAGTGCGAAGCTGAAACGCGCTATGAGTTTTAACgcgattttagcgacggaaggAAGTTCAAAGAGAGGAAACCAGAGTAGTAGCGGCGGTGACGGTAGTAGCAGTAGTAGAGGTAAGCAGCTTGGCCGGTCGGAGCGGTGGCGGTTCTTGAAAATGTCACCGTTTGTATCAAGAGGGGGTTCTGTTAAATCTTGGAAGGTTGACAGTGAGGGAGATTCAGTTAACGGTAGAAACCTGTTGGCTTCTGTTAAGAATCAGATGCCGTTAAATTGTATGAATATGAAAAATGAAGGAGTTGATGAACCGTCTACTTGTGCCAGGCCTCCAATTTGA
- the LOC126657604 gene encoding histone H3.2-like: MARTKQTARKSTGGKAPRKQLATKAARKSAPATGGVKKPHRFRPGTVALREIRKYQKSTELLIRKLPFQRLVREIAQDFKTDLRFQSGAVAALQEAAEAYLVGLFEDTNLCAIHAKRVTIMPKDMQLARRIRGERA, from the coding sequence ATGGCGCGTACTAAACAAACAGCAAGAAAATCAACCGGAGGAAAGGCCCCAAGGAAGCAGCTGGCCACAAAGGCGGCAAGAAAGTCAGCACCGGCCACCGGAGGAGTGAAGAAGCCACACAGATTCCGACCCGGAACTGTGGCGTTACGAGAAATCAGAAAGTACCAGAAGAGCACTGAGCTTCTTATTAGGAAGCTTCCCTTTCAAAGATTGGTCCGAGAAATCGCTCAAGATTTCAAGACTGATCTGAGGTTCCAAAGCGGGGCGGTGGCTGCTTTACAAGAGGCGGCCGAAGCGTATTTGGTTGGGTTGTTTGAGGATACCAATCTCTGCGCTATTCATGCTAAGAGAGTCACTATTATGCCTAAGGATATGCAGTTGGCTCGTAGGATTCGTGGTGAAAGGGCTTAG
- the LOC126657635 gene encoding protein MIZU-KUSSEI 1 — protein MPYHTIANGITTVDCQKQVRSWRILRSLIALLVPSCSSIFVEEEEEIRKEKSLHCHHPNRPSLFTSTTITGTIFGFRRGKVSFCIQTNPKSNSPLLVLEFSLPTAILAREMQAGILRIALECSTSNNSSSDLLATSLWTVYCNGRKAGYAAKRRPSKVDMEVMKKMNSVNVGAGIIRGKEFERDDELMYLRAKFARVCGSSEAESFHLIDPDGCIGQELSIFFFRSR, from the coding sequence ATGCCCTATCACACCATAGCCAATGGTATCACCACCGTGGACTGCCAGAAACAAGTCCGGTCATGGCGGATTCTTAGGTCACTCATTGCGCTACTCGTTCCGAGCTGCAGCTCTATATttgttgaagaagaagaagaaattagaaaagaaaaatcccTTCATTGTCATCATCCTAATAGACCTAGCTTATTCACTTCTACTACAATTACAGGCACTATTTTCGGCTTTCGTCGAGGAAAAGTTAGCTTCTGTATCCAAACAAACCCTAAATCGAACAGCCCGCTTCTGGTTTTGGAGTTCTCATTGCCTACAGCAATCTTAGCTAGAGAAATGCAAGCGGGCATTCTACGTATAGCGTTAGAGTGCAGTACAAGTAACAATTCGAGCTCTGATCTTTTGGCGACGTCACTGTGGACTGTGTATTGTAATGGTAGAAAAGCTGGATATGCAGCTAAGAGAAGGCCGTCAAAGGTTGATATGGAAgtaatgaagaagatgaattcAGTTAACGTTGGCGCTGGAATTATCCGCGGAAAAGAGTTTGAGAGAGACGATGAACTTATGTATTTACGAGCGAAATTTGCTAGGGTTTGTGGTTCGTCTGAAGCTGAATCTTTTCATCTGATAGACCCGGATGGATGTATAGGTCAAGAGCTCAGTATCTTCTTTTTTCGATCAAGATGA